In Mercenaria mercenaria strain notata chromosome 14, MADL_Memer_1, whole genome shotgun sequence, the following are encoded in one genomic region:
- the LOC128548122 gene encoding uncharacterized protein LOC128548122, giving the protein MKRKREQMTLWKAAFVNGQETFKSWIDKVRMLELNCDVSSASSTHYSDLNVKTKCAKMEDKFMCTYSVGIRPTSKQKRTLNQMLKVSNYAYNWCNYLVKEKDFKPKQFDLQRVVTKTNSHDVPAEYRLPGDDWFFDNKMSSIKLTACKNFCTMYKSTQTNQKKSKVDLRNKDIAQLREGSFEVQSKYVRLLSERDIPEERIRQSRIALMSDNFSKSKKDRKERFLRLSKNVSKIPPLSHDMKVCKRPNGKFILQIPCDPICTRQIQVHTSDSICSIDPGGRTFATCYDPSNLTAFQIGPETDKKKVIYEFHDKINWVHHLLSCAQKKKQTQAMQDRIGQLKKLHLKLKTYVDDVHLKLCSYLVKNYKLVVLGKISVSSIVRKDRPNHLAKRANRDLLCWQHYRFRQRLLHRVRGTDCEAITQDERYTSKTCGNCGVKNNKLGGKETFYCESCNYKTHRDINGARNILCKYLGLFPFAA; this is encoded by the coding sequence ATGAAGAGAAAACGAGAACAGATGACTTTGTGGAAAGCTGCGTTTGTCAACGGGCAGGAAACGTTCAAGTCCTGGATTGACAAGGTGCGAATGCTTGAATTGAACTGTGACGTCTCTTCTGCAAGCTCGACACATTACTCTGATCTGAACGTGAAAACAAAATGTGCTAAGATGGAAGACAAATTTATGTGTACTTATTCTGTCGGTATTCGACCTACGTCAAAGCAGAAGCGAACGTTGAATCAGATGCTCAAAGTGAGCAACTACGCTTATAACTGGTGCAATTACCTAGTGAAGGAGAAAGACTTCAAACCTAAGCAGTTCGACTTACAAAGAGTGGTTACCAAAACGAATTCGCACGACGTTCCGGCCGAGTACAGACTTCCAGGAGACGACTGGTTTTTCGACAACAAGATGTCCTCTATCAAGTTGACCGCCTGTAAGAACTTTTGCACCATGTACAAGTCTACTCAAACCAACCAAAAGAAATCAAAGGTCGATCTCAGAAACAAAGACATTGCTCAGTTACGCGAAGGATCGTTCGAAGTTCAAAGCAAGTACGTCAGACTGCTTTCTGAAAGAGACATACCGGAGGAACGAATTCGGCAATCGAGAATAGCTTTGATGTCAGACAATTTTTCGAAATCTAAGAAGGACAGGAAAGAAAGGTTTCTCAGGCTTTCGAAAAATGTATCTAAGATACCACCTCTGAGTCACGACATGAAGGTATGCAAACGTCCGAATGGGAAATTCATACTGCAGATTCCTTGCGATCCAATATGTACGCGACAGATACAAGTGCACACCTCGGACTCGATATGTTCTATCGATCCGGGAGGTAGGACGTTCGCGACGTGTTACGACCCTAGCAACTTGACTGCGTTTCAGATCGGACCGGAGACAGACAAGAAAAAGGTCATTTATGAATTTCACGACAAGATCAATTGGGTTCACCATCTCCTGTCGTGCGCTCAAAAGAAAAAGCAGACGCAAGCTATGCAAGACAGAATCGGACAACTGAAAAAGCTGCACCTGAAATTGAAAACGTACGTCGACGACGTGCACTTGAAACTGTGCTCGTACCTGGTCAAGAATTACAAACTGGTCGTTCTTGGCAAGATATCGGTTTCGTCCATCGTGAGAAAAGACAGACCGAACCATCTTGCCAAAAGAGCTAACAGAGATTTGCTGTGTTGGCAGCACTACAGATTCAGACAGAGACTGTTACACAGAGTTCGTGGCACGGACTGCGAAGCGATCACACAAGACGAACGTTACACATCAAAGACCTGTGGTAATTGCGGTGTGAAGAACAACAAACTTGGTGGAAAGGAAACGTTTTACTGCGAAAGTTGCAATTACAAAACTCACCGAGACATTAACGGAGCGAGAAACATTCTGTGCAAATACTTAGGACTTTTTCCATTCGCAGCATAA